From one Triticum urartu cultivar G1812 chromosome 3, Tu2.1, whole genome shotgun sequence genomic stretch:
- the LOC125542366 gene encoding uncharacterized protein LOC125542366 produces MKWGGGGVAFALLAAVVGVAAAAEGDSLAGLAAGMDGAAPEVKELGPWAKGLLNGMPDGAAGPAAMGPVAKYPLVLAEDRTRRPDVLRHLRMYGGGWNITNKHYWASVSFTGVAGFLLAALWFISFGIAAASFCFCKSRVGKAKVSHADVARPVLLVVAVLALLTGCIVLLYGQNEFREEATDTLDYVVNQSDFTIQTLRNVTDYLSFAMTINVAALYLPSDVQAQINNLKVDLNKAADTISLKTTESYKRIRKVLHNVSVALICIAVLMPVLAFLGYVLELYGPRYTVYTFATICWNIVAALFILIGILLIVSSASKDTCQAMDEWADHPRAETALSNILPCVDASTTNRTLYQSKQVVVQLVKLVNRAISALSNRKERHLHPGQLMPYLCSPYDENLNDRQCLSKEVTFDNATTAWQDYTCNAPDADACSGPSTVTPEIYSQLVTAANVSYALHHYAPPMLNFQDCKFVRDTFSSIASQYCPPLEHDLSLVSAGLALLASGLVLGLLLMLFADRPRKREEVSEQTSGFRVAPVDCSP; encoded by the exons ATGAAgtggggaggaggaggagtcgCCTTCGCGTTGCTCGCGGCGGTGGTCGGCGTCGCGGCCGCCGCGGAGGGGGACTCGCTCGCCGGCCTCGCCGCGGGCATGGACGGCGCCGCGCCAG AGGTGAAGGAATTGGGGCCATGGGCGAAGGGGCTGCTGAACGGGATGCCGGATGGGGCAGCAGGGCCGGCGGCCATGGGGCCCGTCGCCAAGTACCCGCTGGTACTGGCCGAGGACAGGACGCGGCGGCCGGACGTTCTCCGCCATCTCAGGATGTATGGAGGTGGTTGGAACATCACCAACAAGCACTACTGGGCG TCTGTATCATTCACAGGAGTTGCTGGATTTCTCCTTGCTGCCCTGTGGTTTATTTCATTTGGGATTGCTGCAGCTTCATTCTGCTTTTGTAAATCAAGAGTGGGCAAAGCAAAGGTTTCTCATGCAGATGTAGCACGACCTGTGTTGCTTGTGGTTGCTGTGCTTGCTTTATT AACTGGATGCATTGTCCTTCTCTATGGGCAGAATGAATTCCGTGAAGAAGCTACCGATACTTTGGATTATGTTGTCAACCAATCTGATTTCACTATCCAGACACTGAGGAATGTTACAGATTACTTGTCATTTGCGATGACGATCAATGTGGCAGCACTGTATCTTCCATCAGATGTGCAGGCTCAGATTAACAATTTGAAGGTGGACCTAAATAAAGCAGCTGATACCATATCTTTGAAGACAACAGAAAGCTACAAAAGGATCAGAAAAGTTCTCCATAATGT GTCTGTTGCATTGATTTGCATAGCTGTGTTAATGCCTGTTCTTGCATTCCTTGGATATG TTCTGGAGCTATACGGACCAAGATATACAGTTTACAC ATTTGCTACCATATGCTGGAACATAGTGGCAGCTCTCTTCATTCTTATCGGGATTCTTTTGATAGTTAGCAG TGCTTCAAAGGATACATGCCAGGCAATGGACGAATGGGCAGACCATCCTCGAGCAGAAACTGCTCTCAGCAACATCCTTCCATGTGTGGACGCGAGTACAACCAACCGAACCTTGTACCAGAGTAAACAAGTCGTGGTGCAGCTCGTGAAGTTGGTCAACAGGGCTATATCCGCTCTTTCGAACCGAAAAGAGCGCCATCTGCATCCTGGGCAGCTCATGCCTTACCTGTGTTCTCCCTACGATGAAAACCTGAATGATCGGCAGTGCTTGTCTAAGGAGGTGACATTTGACAATGCAACGACA GCATGGCAGGACTACACGTGCAACGCTCCCGACGCGGACGCGTGCTCCGGCCCAAGCACCGTGACACCGGAGATCTACAGCCAGCTTGTCACAGCGGCGAACGTGAGCTACGCGCTGCACCACTACGCGCCGCCCATGCTCAACTTCCAGGACTGCAAGTTTGTGCGCGACACATTCAGCTCCATCGCCTCGCAGTACTGCCCGCCCCTGGAGCACGACCTCAGCCTCGTCTCCGCGGGGCTGGCGCTCCTCGCCTCGGGCCTCGTCCTCGGCCTTCTCCTGATGCTCTTTGCGGACCGCCCCCGAAAAAGGGAGGAGGTGTCCGAGCAGACGTCGGGGTTCAGAGTCGCACCCGTAGACTGCTCCCCGTGA